In Proteus vulgaris, one DNA window encodes the following:
- the clpA gene encoding ATP-dependent Clp protease ATP-binding subunit ClpA encodes MLNHELELSLNVAFAKARDNRHEFMTVEHLLLALLSNKSAREALEACKVDLAVLREELEVFIRKTTPILPENVDRETQPTLSFQRVLQRAVFHVQSSGKNEVSGANVLVAIFSEQESHAAYLLRKHDVSRLDVVNFISHGISKEDQQNEDLSDMNDMNAQSQQEIPQGDDHMDNFTTNLNQLARQGKIDPLIGRQAELERTIQVLCRRRKNNPLLVGESGVGKTAIAEGLAWRIEQNDVPDVMKGYTIYSLDIGSLLAGTKYRGDFEKRFKALLKTLEKDEKSILFIDEIHTIIGAGAASGGQVDAANLIKPLLSGGRIRVIGSTTYQEFSNIFEKDRALARRFQKIDVTEPSPDETVLIIKGLRQKYEAHHDVRYTNKAIQAAVDLSVKYITDRHLPDKAIDVIDEAGAKTRLIAPSKRKKTINVSDIESVVAKIARIPEKTVSSSDKSILKNLDNQLKMLVFGQDPAIHALSEAIKMSRAGLGQDNKPVGSFLFAGPTGVGKTEVTVQLAKALNVKLLRFDMSEYMERHTVSRLIGAPPGYVGFDQGGLLTDAVIKNPYSVVLLDEIEKAHPDVFNILLQVMDNGTLTDNNGRKADFRNVILVMTTNAGVRETHRKSIGFTEQDNSTDAMAEIKKAFSPEFRNRLDNIIWFNALSPEIISMVVDKFIVELQVQLDDKGVSLEVSQEARQWLCDKGYDKAMGARPMARVIQENLKKPLANEILFGSLVNGGSVSVTLDKLAGKLNYEFVSQEKLAKNEDTVI; translated from the coding sequence ATGCTTAATCACGAATTAGAGCTGAGTCTTAATGTTGCATTCGCGAAAGCCCGTGATAACAGACACGAATTTATGACTGTAGAGCACCTGTTGTTGGCGCTATTAAGTAATAAATCGGCACGCGAAGCATTGGAAGCTTGTAAAGTCGATCTGGCAGTCTTACGCGAAGAACTTGAAGTTTTTATTCGTAAAACAACCCCTATTTTGCCTGAAAATGTAGACAGAGAAACACAGCCAACGCTGAGTTTTCAGCGTGTCTTACAGCGTGCTGTTTTTCATGTTCAATCATCAGGTAAAAATGAAGTCTCTGGCGCTAATGTGCTGGTGGCTATTTTTAGTGAACAAGAATCTCACGCAGCTTACTTATTACGTAAGCATGACGTTAGTCGCCTTGATGTCGTGAATTTTATTTCTCATGGTATTTCAAAAGAAGATCAACAAAACGAAGATCTTTCTGACATGAATGATATGAACGCGCAATCTCAGCAAGAGATACCTCAAGGTGACGATCATATGGATAATTTTACAACTAACCTTAATCAGTTAGCGCGGCAAGGTAAAATAGATCCTCTGATTGGGCGTCAAGCTGAATTAGAACGAACCATTCAAGTATTATGTCGTCGTCGCAAAAATAATCCGCTATTAGTGGGGGAATCAGGCGTCGGTAAAACCGCAATTGCAGAAGGGCTTGCATGGCGTATTGAGCAAAATGATGTTCCTGACGTTATGAAAGGCTACACCATTTACTCATTAGATATTGGCTCGCTATTAGCGGGAACTAAATATCGTGGCGATTTCGAAAAACGCTTTAAAGCGTTACTGAAAACCCTTGAAAAAGATGAGAAAAGCATCTTATTTATTGATGAGATCCACACTATTATTGGTGCAGGAGCCGCATCAGGTGGGCAGGTAGACGCGGCAAACTTAATTAAACCACTGTTATCAGGTGGGCGAATTCGAGTTATAGGCTCTACGACTTATCAAGAATTTAGTAATATTTTTGAAAAAGACAGAGCGCTTGCGCGTCGTTTCCAAAAAATTGATGTAACAGAACCTTCACCTGATGAAACTGTTTTAATCATCAAAGGATTGCGTCAGAAATATGAAGCGCACCACGATGTACGTTATACCAATAAAGCGATTCAGGCTGCGGTGGATTTATCTGTTAAATACATTACAGATAGACATCTACCAGATAAAGCCATTGATGTTATTGATGAAGCGGGTGCAAAAACACGTTTAATTGCGCCGAGTAAACGCAAAAAAACGATCAATGTTTCTGATATTGAATCTGTAGTTGCTAAAATCGCGCGTATCCCTGAGAAAACAGTTTCTAGTAGCGATAAATCGATACTGAAAAATCTCGATAACCAATTAAAAATGTTGGTATTTGGTCAAGATCCTGCAATTCATGCATTATCTGAAGCCATTAAAATGAGTCGAGCAGGCTTAGGCCAAGATAACAAACCAGTAGGTTCATTCTTATTTGCTGGCCCAACTGGGGTAGGTAAAACAGAAGTTACTGTGCAATTAGCGAAAGCGTTGAATGTTAAATTACTGCGCTTTGATATGTCTGAATATATGGAACGACATACTGTTAGCCGTTTAATTGGTGCGCCTCCTGGCTATGTTGGTTTTGATCAAGGCGGATTATTAACCGATGCAGTAATCAAAAACCCTTATTCTGTTGTGTTGCTTGATGAAATTGAAAAAGCACATCCCGATGTGTTCAATATTCTTCTACAAGTCATGGATAATGGTACATTAACAGACAACAATGGCCGCAAAGCAGATTTCCGTAATGTTATTTTAGTAATGACAACTAATGCGGGTGTGCGTGAAACGCATCGTAAGTCGATTGGATTTACAGAGCAAGACAATAGCACCGATGCTATGGCGGAAATTAAAAAAGCGTTCTCACCTGAATTCCGTAACCGTTTAGATAACATTATTTGGTTTAATGCATTATCACCTGAAATTATCTCTATGGTAGTGGATAAATTTATTGTCGAGCTACAAGTACAACTAGATGATAAAGGGGTATCGTTAGAAGTTAGTCAAGAAGCACGTCAATGGTTGTGTGATAAAGGCTATGATAAAGCGATGGGCGCAAGACCTATGGCGCGTGTAATCCAAGAAAATCTGAAAAAACCATTAGCTAACGAGATTTTATTTGGCTCTCTTGTTAATGGCGGTTCAGTTTCTGTCACATTAGATAAACTAGCAGGTAAGTTAAACTACGAGTTTGTCAGTCAAGAAAAGCTAGCTAAGAACGAAGATACCGTTATCTAA
- the infA gene encoding translation initiation factor IF-1: protein MAKEDNIEMQGTVLDTLPNTMFRVELENGHVVTAHISGKMRKNYIRILTGDKVTVELTPYDLSKGRIIFRSR from the coding sequence ATGGCCAAAGAAGACAACATTGAAATGCAAGGCACTGTACTGGATACTCTGCCAAACACGATGTTCCGCGTAGAATTAGAAAACGGACACGTCGTTACCGCTCATATCTCAGGAAAAATGCGTAAAAACTATATTCGTATCCTGACAGGCGACAAGGTTACCGTTGAGCTGACCCCATATGACCTGAGCAAAGGCCGTATCATCTTCCGTAGCCGTTGA
- the aat gene encoding leucyl/phenylalanyl-tRNA--protein transferase, giving the protein MPLFQLDDSDLDFPEPHLALKEPNGLLAIGGEISSSRLRVAYQSGIFPWYFPYEEPLWWSPDPRAVLPAGDLHIGRSLRKFIRHHPYKITLNHAFASVIEACSIRDEGTWIGPDIKEGYEALYHQGEAHSVEVWEGDELVGGLYGVNIGAVFCGESMFSRRDNASKCAFIAFYNHFLRYGGQLFDCQVLNSHTASLGASEISRDHYLDALSRWKKVIIDKKCWYQQSLEL; this is encoded by the coding sequence ATGCCGTTGTTTCAATTAGACGATAGTGATTTGGATTTTCCAGAGCCTCATTTAGCATTAAAAGAGCCTAATGGATTATTAGCGATAGGAGGAGAAATCTCCTCTTCTCGATTACGTGTTGCATATCAATCAGGGATCTTTCCTTGGTACTTCCCCTACGAAGAACCATTATGGTGGTCACCTGATCCAAGAGCTGTCTTGCCTGCTGGTGATTTACATATTGGGCGTAGTTTACGTAAATTTATTCGTCATCATCCGTATAAAATAACGTTAAATCACGCCTTTGCTTCAGTGATAGAGGCCTGTTCTATTCGTGATGAAGGTACATGGATAGGCCCTGATATTAAAGAAGGTTATGAAGCGCTGTATCATCAAGGTGAAGCACATTCTGTTGAAGTATGGGAAGGCGATGAACTCGTAGGTGGCTTATATGGAGTCAATATTGGTGCGGTTTTTTGTGGTGAATCGATGTTTAGTCGCAGAGATAACGCTTCTAAATGTGCCTTTATTGCTTTTTATAACCATTTTCTTCGTTATGGGGGTCAACTATTTGATTGTCAGGTGCTAAACTCTCATACTGCCTCGTTAGGCGCCAGTGAGATCTCGCGTGACCATTATTTAGATGCATTATCTCGCTGGAAAAAAGTGATTATTGATAAAAAGTGTTGGTATCAGCAATCGTTGGAATTATAA